One stretch of Prunus persica cultivar Lovell chromosome G1, Prunus_persica_NCBIv2, whole genome shotgun sequence DNA includes these proteins:
- the LOC18788904 gene encoding probable aldo-keto reductase 2, translated as MAGGVRRIKLGSQGLEVSAQGLGCMGMSAFYGAPKPDADMISLIHHAIDSGVTFLDTSDIYGPFTNEILLGKALKGGVREKVELATKFGIHFAEKKMEVRGDPAYVRAAAEDSLKRLGVDSVDLYYQHRIDTTVPIEVTVGELKKLVEEGKVKYIGLSEASASTIRRAHAVHPITAVQLEWSLWSRDVEAEIVPTCRELGIGIVAYSPLGRGFFSSGAKFVENLSQNDSRKLHPRFQPENVEHNKTLFERVSDLAARKGCTPSQLALAWVHHQGNDVCPIPGTTKIENFNQNIGALSVKLTPEELAELESFASADAVKGDRYQNDVSTWKNSETPPVSSWKAA; from the exons ATGGCAGGAGGAGTGAGGAGGATCAAGTTGGGTTCACAAGGCCTTGAGGTCTCTGCTCAAGGCCTGGGATGTATGGGCATGTCTGCCTTCTATGGCGCTCCGAAGCCCGACGCAGACATGATCAGTCTCATCCACCATGCCATTGACTCCGGCGTCACCTTCCTCGACACCTCTGACATATACGGCCCCTTCACCAACGAAATTTTGCTTGGCAAG GCTCTGAAGGGAGGGGTAAGAGAGAAGGTTGAATTGGCCACCAAGTTTGGCATCCACTTCGCagagaagaagatggaggTGCGAGGTGACCCTGCCTATGTGAGGGCTGCTGCTGAGGATAGCTTGAAGCGCCTTGGTGTTGATTCTGTTGATCTCTATTATCAGCATCGGATTGACACCACTGTCCCCATAGAAGTCACG GTAGGGGAATTGAAGAAACTAGTTGAAGAGGGTAAGGTGAAGTACATTGGCCTATCTGAGGCCTCAGCTTCTACAATAAGAAGAGCACATGCTGTTCATCCAATTACAGCTGTGCAGTTGGAGTGGTCCTTGTGGTCGAGAGATGTCGAGGCAGAAATAGTTCCTACTTGCCG GGAACTTGGCATTGGTATTGTTGCTTACAGTCCTCTAGGGAGAGGATTCTTTTCATCAGGGGCTAAGTTTGTCGAAAACCTCTCCCAGAATGATTCTCGAAAG CTTCACCCCAGGTTCCAACCCGAAAACGTAGAGCATAATAAAACACTATTCGAGCGGGTTAGTGATCTTGCTGCAAGGAAAGGGTGCACCCCATCTCAGCTAGCACTGGCCTGGGTTCATCATCAAGGAAACGATGTGTGTCCGATACCCGGAACCACCAAGATTGAGAATTTTAACCAGAACATTGGTGCTCTCTCTGTGAAACTGACACCAGAAGAACTGGCTGAGCTTGAATCTTTTGCTTCGGCTGATGCCGTTAAAGGTGACAGATATCAGAATGACGTTAGTACTTGGAAGAACTCTGAAACTCCTCCAGTGTCTTCATGGAAAGCCGCATGA